From the Nostoc sp. PCC 7107 genome, the window GAGTTAGCAATGTGGTGTTCATGGGATTGGGTGAACCATTGCTAAATGTTGATAATGTCTTAGGTTCAATTACATCTTTAAATCAAGATGTGGGGATTGGACAGCGGATGCTAACTGTTTCTACAGTCGGAATTCGCAATCGCATTCGTCAATTTGCCCAACATAATTTGCAAGTTACCCTCGCGGTGAGTCTCCACGCCCCTAACCAAGCACTCCGTGAAAAACTTATCCCCAGCGCCCGCTTTTATCCTCTCGAAGATTTACTGGCTGAATGTCGGGAATATGTAGCCATTACAGGCCGCCGTGTCACTTTTGAATATGTCTTGCTGGCTGGTGTGAACGATTTACCAAAAAACGCCTTGGAATTATCACAATGTCTGCGAGGATTCCAAAACCATGTTAACTTGATTCCCTATAACCCAATTCAAGAAGTTGATTATCAACGTCCTAGTAGCGATCGCATTCAAGCTTTTGTAAATGTTCTCCAACAGCAAAACACTGCTGTCAGCGTTCGCTATTCTCGTGGTTTAGAAGCTGATGCAGCTTGTGGACAACTGAGAATGACTAAAAAGTAAACTGAAGTTTGAAGTATAAAGTATGAAATTAACCCACCCATACTTCACTATTCTTTTGCTTTTTGCCTTTTTACTTTTACCTTTTACTTAGTTGAATTCCAGGGGCGTAAGCTTCAATCACTTTGCCAGTACGTGTGCAACTAATCATCAAGTAATCACAACTTGAGCATTGTGTCCGCGTTACTTCGCTATCTAAAATATAATAACGCTCTGCTTTATTACCACAATTTGGGCAGTAAATACTTTGTACTGTGTGCATTTTTAAACCCCTGGATGTAACTATTTTTTAACTTTTAGAAATGTTGGTTTAAACTTCGATATTAGGTTTAAACAACTTAACAAACTGCCAAAAGATTGGCTGATTTTCTTAAGAAAAACTTTAGCTAAATAAACTTTTACAATGCCTTGATTGATTATTCTAATCTGTAGGAACTTTTATCATCTCACTTTAGATATATAAATTCACTGAGAAGTGGGTTGTACTTAGAAATGAGATGATCCCTATGATTAAAACTTTGAGA encodes:
- the rlmN gene encoding 23S rRNA (adenine(2503)-C(2))-methyltransferase RlmN, with product MSATPSISQVKSPAPKTLEIPPLLGASVSELTAWVQQQGQPAYRGKQLHDWIYHQQVRSLADISVFPKQWRSEIADIPVGRSTIHLRKVAPDGTVKYLLQLADGQIIETVGIPSDRRLTVCVSTQVGCAMACDFCATGKGGYKRNLARHEIIDQVLTVQEDFEERVSNVVFMGLGEPLLNVDNVLGSITSLNQDVGIGQRMLTVSTVGIRNRIRQFAQHNLQVTLAVSLHAPNQALREKLIPSARFYPLEDLLAECREYVAITGRRVTFEYVLLAGVNDLPKNALELSQCLRGFQNHVNLIPYNPIQEVDYQRPSSDRIQAFVNVLQQQNTAVSVRYSRGLEADAACGQLRMTKK